In the Kwoniella shandongensis chromosome 6, complete sequence genome, GGTTAAAGATCGATGCCTCACTTTATCTTTGTTatccttgccatccttctTGCTTCCCCCAGGGTTACCACTAGATGGAGCTTGACCCTGTTCAGACATTCATTGATCAGTATGCTGTACACAAATTCTGATTGCGTTCCAGAAGAGTTGGAACACCTGAAGCTGAACGTACCATTCTCGAACGAGGTGACTGCTTTGCTTTTGCTGTTGcagttgttgttgctgctgacGGACGGAAGTACGACGATTCGGAGACCGAGACTGACACTTGAGTGTGGTGATGAACGATCTGATTGCAATGAAGCTGGACAAttgggtgatgatggattgAAGATTGATTCAACGAtatcatccacctctcacaGAGACGATGAGCAGTTGAACGCTGACGCGCCGCTGCTCACTCAGTACGGTAGTGATCAGTTGGTGGCTGATACATCTATATCCGCACGCTCCAAATTGCCACGTCACCCGGAGTGGGGTGTCACGTGGCAGTATTTCATCGTCATGCATCAACGTCTCGTTGTTTTGTTGCCACCTAACTGCAACTGCAACAACAATATCATCCCATTCATACATCCCAAATCATCATTCCGGGCTGTCatcgcttctctccttttcttctcctcatccaggAACACTGATTCTCACCGTCCTGCCTGCCAATCATGTTCGTGCTCAAGTCTTGTGCGTATCTTTTTCCTCCCTCAACCGTCACCAAACCATTATGTATTTTCCGCAACCCTCTTCGCTAACTTCTCATGTCATAGTGCTCGGCAAGATGTGGGGCAACCCTGCCAATCCCGAACTCATACAAATCCCTGCCGGACAGCTTTATCTCGTACGACCCAACAGTATCAAGGGATCCCGAGAGTGCATGTAGGTGTTTTAGTTCCACAGCCAAGCTGACGCGAATTCAGCTTCCAGGATGCAGTCGCAACAATCCGTCGCACTGGTGTCGAATATCAATATCAACTCGTTGTCACTCGAGCatacgaagaaggagaggaacaGCTGCTAGATGAGGATGCGGAGAGTGCGTGAATGACAGGCAATTGATCCTTGCTGACTTGTTTTAGCCGACGACGAAAGAGTTTTCCTCATCGATCAAGCTTTGGAGTTTCGTTTCGGATCATTGGATGGAGATGCGACGTGTGCGTGGAACGACCTTAGTGGAGACGAAGGAGACCTTTGGGAGTTTGTCAGCAGTAAAGTGAGTATGTTCGTCACGATCCGGAGCTGATTGTGTTCCAGTCCGTACCGAAAGCAACAAACAGCCTGTTCGAATTAACGGTCTTACACTGCGTTTACGAGAGAGTGAGTAATGCACACTTGATGTTTGCTGATTTTAGAAATACCTTCGATCACATGATGAAGCAACCGACGCGGAACTGGAAGCTCTCAAATTCGACGAGAAGAGTAAAGCGCCGTTgaaatccacctcgaccacaTCGCCGCTTGCACTTGAGGAGCAACTCTCGACGCTGACCGTCTCGGAAGACCCTTTCAAGGATGTTCCCGTATTACACCGGGCAGTGGCAGAATTGTATTTGTTTGACACCGAAACCGatgtcttcgtcatccaggagaaggaggtggatgCTGACATGGCGTCCAACGGAGAATTCGATAGTGCGTATATGATTCCGCGAAGGACACGACGTTCAAGCTCATTTTCTTCCCGCAGCATGGATCATCGTCCGCCATAACTCGGTCCCATTCATATCTGCTCCGATTGATGCGGAAATGAACCCTAGGTttgacatggtgagtcggcGGGAGTTCGACTCAGCTGATCTGTGCAGGCCAATCACGCTTTCATGTTCACTTTCCGCGAAACGGAAGGTTTACCTGGAATGACCTGGTGTCTGCGATTCAAGGAAGACGTCTTCACTGAATGGAAGGACAAATTCACGATATATATGTGGGAGGGAAAGAATCGGGCGAGCTATGCGAAAGCGAAGGCCGACGAGCAGAGATACATCCAGGAGGCTTACGAGGATGTCGAAATGGCAGAACCtgaggcggaggaagaagagccaGTCGAGtcggatgaggaagaagaatcaCAGCAAGCTTCTACCGAcaacgaagaggacgaatcGGAGTCGGAGGAGACAGCGGCTTTCGGTCGCGGTTCCAAGAATCAACAATTAGCTGTGGGCTACAAGAACGATATGTCATTCGTTACAAGAGGCGACATGATTGGTGTTTTCGCCCACAAGGATGACAAATTGAGGTTCAGAACCGCAATTGATCGGGTGAAGAATGTTGAAGGAAAGAGCTTTTCTCctgggaaggtgagtgccgGCTTGTGGATGTCCAGCTAACAGGTCGCAGATGATGCTACACAACCAAGACGCCGATATGCTTTTGTTGGACCCGAACAACAAAAGTTCGGTCTACCGAATGGATCTCGAATATGGAAAGGTTGTAGACGAGTGGAAGGTGTCAGACTCGATAGAAGTCAGCAACATCATCCCAGAGTAAGTATTGCGCTAGATGATATCAATAGACTAACAAAGTTCTAGCTCCAAGTACGCCCAAATGAATCCTCAGCAGACCCTCATTGGACATTGTAAGTCTGAGCGAGCTCCCTTTGTTAGCCGACCCTTACTGACTGACGCGACAGCCCACAATGGTTTATTCCGGATCGATCCCAGAGTCTCTGGAAACAAGCTTGTCGAGAGTCAGTTCAAACAGTACGCGACTAAGAACGACTtctcagcagcaacaacgaCCGAGTCTGGCAAGTTGGCTGTAGCTAGCAACAAGGGCGATATTAGGTTGTTTGATCAGATTGGCAAAAACGCTAAGGTGTGTCATGTGTGCGCGATGGGACCTTGTGCTGATCAATGCTCATTAGACTGCGCTGCCTGCTTTGGGTGACCCAATCATCGGAGTCGATGTCTCTGCGGACGGCCGATGGCTAGTGGCAACCTGCAAGACATATCTTTTACTCATTGATACACTGATTGGAGACGGCCGTTACAAGGGTTCCCTTGGGTTCGATCGAAGCTTCCCAGCCGACAGCAAACCTGTTCCGCGACGACTTCAGCTCAAGCCGGAGCACGTTGCATACATGGAGGATGCTGTTTCGTTCACTCccgcgaggtgagtcttacTGCATCTCAACTAAACTTAATTTTAATTTCGATCGAAGATTCAACACGGGGGTCAACGAAACAGAGAAGACAATCGTGACTTCAACCGGCAAATATGTTATCATTTGTGAGTCTGGCCCGCAGGGACTTAGCTGAATACAACAGGGAACTTCCGACGACTGAAGCAAGGGAGAACTGATGATTATCAAATCAAAGTGAGACATTCTTCAGCTGTAGAAGAACCAGCTAACAGGCTTCCAGCAATACGACTCTCGCGTTGTTGCCGACAACTTCAAATTTGGTGCCGACAAGAACATCATCGTTGCTCTTGAACACAACGTTCTCATGGCTAACAAGAAGGAGCTTGCtaaggtgagtgattcaaCCAAACTCTACGCTAACCATTAGCCtactcgatcatctctcgcCCCGCACGCTGCCCTATCAACCCCAACCCGTAAGATCAGACAGTCCCATAGTCACATCGTCGACAGTCCGTATTAATATTGTAAGACTATATGTATTCTATTTTGATGCACGTGCTGCACAGAAATGCTTTGAAGCTATATTGCTTCATGTTGACggacttcttctcctcctgccACCAGCCACCGATCCAATTTGTGTGGCGAATCGTCCTCTATCTTAAGTTCTGCGGAAACGGTTGTTTTGCAGCCTGGTGTGTCTTAAAATCATCCATAGGCTTTAATGACGGTCAAGTCTCGACTGGACAAACCAAGCGGCCCTTCTAGATCACATGGAACACACAGCAATTTCTTGTCGATTGAAGCAAATTTAACACCTGTCTATCCACCTTTGGAGGCGCTTATCCCTTGAAGGCCCTCTGCTGAAATTTGATCTCATCATAATGGGACCAGCACAGCATTGTTTTTACGccactcttcttcacacAAAGTAAGTATGCAGGTCAATTTTAACGATTATCAGCTGTCTGAGCGGTAGGATCCTGTTCTGTCAGCAACATAACGACAACAATCGTTGTGAAATCACAAGATGATGGGTGAATTACTGTAACTTATTCTATCACCTTCCTGACCTTCAATGACATTCCTGGTATTGTCATGCTTTGCTGAACTTCGTTGACATCCCAAAACTGGTTACAGCTGTTTGACTGAGCCAGTTGCCAATCAAGCGAGTTCCACAAGTTCAATCTGTCAACCTATTGTCACCATCTGTACTTTAACAACTAGGGACTGTTGCCCTCACAGGCAATTCCAATATTGGACCAGCCTCGCAATTGGGATGAACATGCCATCCTTTGTGTCATGACGGTGTGGAGCCCAgttgtcagaggcgggtccgttgacgagccTTTGCGGGGgatacgggttacgaatagcacaaagtcctgtaccgaattgtacaagtcgaataccgaatgtacgagacttggggttgactagcagatCGCTGTACTGGTTCCACAGTAatgaactagacagaggaatatacattcgtcacaggaataactatgtacgagtcctgttctcatgtatataagtaccaatgatgctacaagaaccgtgggaacgattagtcagtcgaatcggtcatctcctacgacggctgtTGCCGgaccgatgtcgaactggttcctgTTGGCtaacgagtcgaactattcggcggccgagtcgaggtgtcacgacatgagtcgttcgctcagttgtactgggtcgtgacaccAGTAGCCACCCTGTCTAGACTCCTATGCAAAAGCAGCGTTTACCGCTACCAAACACGCTTGTCGGGTCGCACCAATGGCTAtctaggtggtggtggtggcacCACAATGCCTGCAAACAAAAAATCAAGGATTGGCCTTTGTTGGTTTAATCCTTGTGATCTGAGCCAAGTATCTAACGCTTTTTTGAAGCACTGAGGGGACTGTTTGAGACCATATAGTGACTTGCGCAGTAGTAATACCTTTTCGGCAGGTATGTTACTTCCCTCTGGTGGTTCCGAGTAGATCACTTCTTGAAGATCACATTGAGGAAAGCTGCTTTGATGTCGACTTGATCACATTCAAGGTTGTGATAATTTACTAGCAATATAAATACTCAAATTGAGTCTTTATGTGCTACTGCTGCAAACAATCGTTGAGTCGATGCCCTCAACTTAGGCGAAGCCTTTAGCGACCCATCTAGCCTTGTATGCTGTTGCTTTACTTGGTTTGCCATCGATCTTGCGAGTGTACACCCATCTTGCCTTGAGCGTTCGATTGCTGAGCTCCGATCGACGGCCTCCCAGACCTTGTatttctccatcttccctaATTCTTCCGTCATCACCGTCTTCCGCTGCTCCCCTCGCCCGAGTGTATTGCTTCTTGGTAAGACTGAGAGCCTAAGCCAGCTGATGCTGCGAGTGCTGCTGTTGCCATGTTTCCCCAAGTGCGTGGGTCATCTGTCAGACCAAGGGGAATCATCAGAATTGTTCACAGAAGCAGGATGTGAAACCTCATCATGCTGATAggggtttgttgttgatgagcaTTCAAACCTGCTCGTTGCCGTAAGAGCGCTTGTtagatggaggaagttcAACCCTGATGGAGGATCATTAGGGATGATATTGTGATCGCATCACTGTTATCTCTAGGATCAGTATGAAAACGGGACAGACATCACTGGTGCCTCTACCTCCTTGCCAGTGAATATAGTATCACATGTTATCACTATCTTTCTGCGCCGAGTGTCACGACTCGATAGTCTGCCGTGCTGCTATCGTGTGCATAGCCCATGAACTGGCCTTCTCAATATCATGGTTCAAGTTTGTTGGGTTTCACGTGGTCACGGTAGAATACATTGCTGCCAAAGGCATGTAATCGGTCCATCTTGAGCTTCTTGCCGTACCACCTATCAAACGGTACCAGCTTTTGAGTTCCTCACAGTTGCAAGAGAACGCCATGAACATAGCAGCTTCTGCCTGAAAGGCTGCTGATAAACCGGTTTGATTTACTACTGTGCTTTTGAGCATGGGAGCCGCGTAGGACAGTAAAATGTTCAATTTCCTCATTGTTGCAAGAATTTTCCAACTTGTCCGGATGTGATTTCGACGCCGTTGTTTGATTTGATCGCTTGGAGTTTGTGTTAGCCATTGTGATGAGGTTCCTCAGTGCTTGGAAAGCGTCTGATTTTTGTTTCAATAGCGTAAGGTGAATACGGAGTGTGAACTGGTCAAATGTTGTCAGGAAGTAGGGAGCACCACCTCTTGAGGTTACTGTGGCAAATCCCCAGATGTCGGTGTGTAGTAGTTCAGCGGTTTGGAGACACACCGATTATCAGGAGGTGAAGGAAAACGGCAGGCCTTGCCCATAATGCACGAGTTACGGACAAATTGATTAACATCGCTAGTACTAATATCGCTGAGAACTCCGGTGCCAAGCCTGGCACCCTTTGCTAATCGCATGATGTCTGCAACACCTAGATGACCTAAATGGTCATGCCAGACTGTTGGATCATCAGCTGATTTTGCAGAAAGAGCAGTGGCAGGATGACTTGCCTTAATGACATGAGGTTGTTCTGATATGGCGctttgttgatggtgatgccGTTGTTGTGAAGGATTGCTGCTAACTTATCTAAAAGTCCAGCCGAAAGAAAGTGGGGTGTTCATGGACTGATATCAAGTTGCACAAGAGATCAGGAACAATGAGGACATTGTGAAGGGTCAACAAGCTGTGACGGAGTTGCGATCCTTTCGCCGTGACCAGTAGGCAAGTTCCCTTGCCGAGTTTCACGCCTTTGACCGAACTACTAGTAGTGTTGTAACGCCTTGATGCGGAGGGTCGTAGCAGCGTTTGCGGCTGCTGTATCTCAAGTAGAGCGGCGCGTCCACTCTGCCTTTACCGTAGCTTGCACAACCGGTTCTCAGAGCCACAGATTCTGCTTGGGGGTGTTGTATGACTCCAGGAGTACAACGGTCATAGCATAGGCTAGCATGCGGTCGGATAGGCCCTGTTCAGCACTCCCGTAGATTTGAGCGTGAGCAGAGCAAATCTCTGCCGTTTGTTCTGTCAggacttctccttcatttGCCGGAACCGTCCACATCTGTTGAGTAGGGTGGGCTTGTCGAGCTCCAACTGCTGTAGATTAGGATGATTTGAGCTTGTTCCACTGATGTACAGGGTCGCGGTTGATGTTAGAGCGCGCTTGGAACGAGAGGGAGGATCGATATCAGAGGTGGGTCCGGTGACAGGTCTTTCCCAATTCCTAATAATGCGGGATACAAATGGAAATCCTACAACGAAGTGTTTGAGTTGAGTACCACATATACGAGACTTGGGATTGATTAGGACAAGGCTTCACTTGTATGATAGCAGTggactagacagaggaatataccTTTGTCACAGCAAGAACTGTGTGTTGAGATCAAATGATCAGTCGCTTTTGTGACACTAGCTACGTGCGTTGTGTTGTCACGTCGCTACATCTCGCGTTAAGTTCAATCGTaactttctctttctcttcttttctttctctgaGCATGCACTAATCAAATCAACAAAGACCTtgagatgtgatgagagCAGCAAGAAGTCTGACAGATGTGTGATGATTATCAATGAGGCATTACCAAAGTAAGTGTCAGCCTCTGTCACCTAGCATGCTGGGCCAGCCTGATTGCAGTCTGGTGCTGTTTGAAATGCCTGGCTGCTTTCATGATACCAAAAGAGACAGTGCTCTGAGAACGCCAGAATGAGATGCCACAGCCTTCTGGATGAAAAGCCAGGCAGCTTTCATCATCCCTATGCCTTCTTACGCAGGAGGTTTGGGCCTAGGTATGTCAAGATGGTGTTCCAACAGGCATTGGTTAGGTCCATACAGCCTGTTTCAAAAGTAATTCCAGGCACTTCCCTTTGCATTATATTTCCTTCACTGTCCCTCTACATCACTTGATTGAAGATGAAAATGTGTGGCCCATGCTCGAATGGACATTCTATATGGAGTTGGCACACTTTAAAACCCTGTAACACCTTGGAGAAGCAGCTGAACATTGCTTGGGGAATATTGAGCAGGGAAAATCAACAGGTGtgtgtcagaggcgggtctGTTGACAGGCCTTGGCAAGGAAAAGGAATTACAAAAAGGGCGAAGTCCTATGACAAATTGTACGAGTCAAGTACCGATTGTATGAGACTTGGAGTTGACTATTAGAGCGCTTCACTTGTACAATaatagtgaactagacagaggaatttacatttgtcacaggaataacgttgtacgagtcctgtgctcatgtatataagtaccagtgataCTACGAGAATCATGGGAATGATTAGTCAATCAAATCGGCCATCTCCTACAACAGTTGTCTCCGGGCCATCTTCAAACTAGTTCCCGACGGATGATGAGTCGAACTAGTCGGAGGCCAAGttgaggtgtcacgacaCAAGTCGGTGGTTTAGTTGCATTCGGTTGTGACAGTGTGTCCATTTGGCGGGAAACCCAATTTGAGGGAGCCTCAGGCCTTAATAATACTCTGCAAGTCTGAGATTCTGTATGCACCAAGATCATATTTGGAGCATTGCTCCTGCAAGTTTCCATGTCTTTATAGTGGTGAATGCATGCAGTGGAAATGACTGATAGAGCCACAGTCTGATTGAACATTTCTAGGAGGCAGCTGCattgtcatgacggtcactgccacatacatcacatgacctacaagatcccgacgcactctccgcactactcgctattctcgtcgaactcgtagaacttcattcaacgaacccatctcttattcggtctaattcgacgaactcgccgagttgtagaatatcgctcaacgtagatggacggatggatggatggatatataggagaatggctattctcatcttttgtactcttttccttagtgatttcccgattgaaagtcatacaccgtaccttcgctatcgctcttgacgatatcacttagccttcagtcagtccaaggccacaacgctcatcctgaggttgttctcttcggattctcgtcgttctcgtcattctcgctgagtatctcgtccatctcgtcattatagttgacgcctttggcgaatatcactcaaccttgtctccgtggtgtgatagggcttcattgactgaagcctctgttgatcatcgtgacatGCATGTACAACCAGCAACAATGAGAAGGTGTCCATGCCAGGTGTGACACCACTTGTTCTCACTATATGGGCAGTTGCACAAGAGAGCTCAAGGTCTTCGTCTTGAAATGCCTATTTGGCTGTGTCATATGAATTCAACAGTTCTGGAACAATCACAGCTTGATTGCCAATAAACAGGTGCATGTGGCAGGCGGACACAATCAGCGTTTTGACCAGGATTCAACATCCGCCCAGCATATGTATGATTAGTCATTGATGGCTATCTTCTTGGACACGGTGCTTATGGAACAACTTCGGATGTTGTGGGAGAACGATCCACCATGACCATGCACCAGCAGTAGTCAATGACCGTACGGGCAAGCGAGTGCTGCGATTCGCCCACGAATGGCCGACGGTGTCGCTTTCTTTGTGAAGGACAGGTATACGCAGCGACGACCTTTCAATATTGAGGCCGGGTCGTTGGCCAAATAAGATAGACAAGGATGAGAGCATCATGCGTCGCTTTCAGCGGCTAGGCAGTCTATTGTTGCACTTCGTGCTGTGACGATAAACAATGACTGTGACATGTTTCAACCAGAAATGCACCTCATTTTTATGAACAAAGAGAGTGCTTTTGGGCCCAGTGTCAGGCAGCACCGTGTCGCGCTGCACAGCGTGAAACATTACCCGTTGCCAGAGAGGTCATCTTGACCCTCTCTACTAGACCGGATCAGGTATGCTGGACCAATCATTTGTCAAGCAGTGGTCAGTCTCTCGGCGGGGCGGCCTTCAGTCAAGACAAGTGATCTCCGGCGTACGCTGATAGTGAGCGGGAAGTACAAGTATTGTATGTAGAGCGATATTCGCGGATTTGCCTTACATCATGCAAGGAGACTTCCCCATGAGTACAGTATGATCTTCACTATGCCGAAGAGAAAATAGTTAAGAGCATGAGATATCCCAATACTTGAGTAAGAACAATGTCATCCTGTTTCAGTACGACCGATCAGACAGCGCAAGGCACACACAAGCTTAGCCGGCAAGATGAGTGAAAAGAATGTCAACGGGATTTGTTGTCTTCCAGAAGATTTTGGCATCGATCGCTCAATGTGTTGCTACAATCGTCTGACTGCTGTCGCCTCGAGTCGGGCGTCCCATTATTGCGGTAGCCTAAAATCTACCGCTCCAGCCATTGGAATGATGAGATATGTTCAGACACCGCTTGATCATCAAAGTGTGGGGAACTTTTCGCGATCGCAAGGGTATTCAAGGTACTCGACAAGCgatgatcgatgaggaggaaacCTGATGTTCCTTGCACTGTCAAGCCTAGAAGACACGGCATATCAGAATATTTATCACACCTTGGAAGCAGAACCTTTCTGCACCTCCAATCAATTGTTTACGTTTCGGATGCGCAGATGGTGGAATAGCTCTCATACTCGGTGCCCTGGTCAATCCAGAAGATAAGAGGCCACGCGGATAGCCCACTGATTGGTGCTCCTCTTGATCGATGATCGCTATGCATTGTCAGATATTATGCGGTGTGCATGTATGGTATGAATATGAAGAGGGTCTATCGTCCAAAGTCGTGACTACAATAGTTGTAGGAGGGTCATAAATATATTTTGCGCAAGGATTGATCACGTTCGTGTATTGGACCGGAGCGCAAGTTGGGCAGCGTCTGAGAAAAGGTCAGAGGGTGTTACTGATCCGCCGGGGATGCTTTCTGGTAACGGTATGGAATCACTGGCAATGTGATTAGCTCCCATCGAAGCGCGGCGTTGATCTGGTATTGGTGAGACAGAAGTGGGTTCTGAGGGGACTCCGGACGATATTGACGACCTCGGTGTGGCGTTGGACGCTCTGACACATCAGCAAGGTCACGACTTAGGGATGACTCACGGAGAGGGTGGTCCCCACACGTCACCAACCGATCCGAGAGTATGTCGATGCTCTGAAGCGGGACGGTATCCTAGTTTGTACATCGCAAGCTGATCGCCCTTTGCAGCAGCTCTAAACCATTTTTCCCGCTCTACCGGATCCATCTCTTCAAGTTGGTTTTGACTTGCAGCAACGTTCTTATTGGTGGCAGACGATTTGGCGGAAGCGCGCGAACTGATTGTAGAGGAACGTTGACGCGACGAGGTGAAAGAGCCGTGCGGAGCCAGAGCGGCATCGGTATTGCGAATGCGAGGGCTTCTCATAGGCCGCTGGGTCTGTCGCAAGATCAACCCGGAGTCAGACGCAGACTTGCCCTGAGGGCGCTCGTCTGTGGGTGTCGGAGTTTGAGCTAACCCATATGAGGGTGACTGAGGATCATATGGATCGCTGTTCGTGCTATCCAGCATGGGGTGGGGATATGACTTCGATGATGAGATAGAGCGgtgtcgaggagatcggcCGAGACTTTTTGAATATTCGGCATACGATGGAGGGAAGTAGGATGCTTCGTAGCCTGGCCCGTGCGATGGACCAGCGAGCAGTTCGCTAATACCTGCAAGAACAGGAGAAGGCAAGGGGTAAAGACTTTGATTGCGAGAAGAGGCATTCGAGCTTTGCGCAGAGTTGGTACGATCCTGATCTGCGAATCCTGATAGCGGTCCTAGTTGGTCATTGGTCtcggtcgaggacgacgcGCAGCTCGGCGGAGCATTCGGTGTGAAGTAATCTCGAGAACCACTCAACGTCCTTCTTAACGTGCCTTCTCTCTCAGGGTGACGAAAGACCGAGAGATTCTGAAAAGCATGGTCCACAGGCCCGTTGTGCTGGCTTACAGCACTATTTTCATTTTCATGCGCTGTGTAAACATACAGTTAGTCACCCATGATTCTCGGTCACAACCGAAATGGCTTACGCACTATCCGACGATATCTCATCTTGGAGGGTTTGATTGCATTCTGCTAGCTCCCCTCGCATACCCAAGCGTGTAAAGATTTCAACGCGTCAAAGACGATGCGGCGAGATGATGAGGTTTGTGAGATTTGAAGATTGATGATGCGAAGAAACAAGAGTGATAACCTCAACAACCGCGAGCTTCTGATTATTTGGATGAGAACAGAGAAATAGTAGTACGAAGACAGGATCGAGAGACAACAAAACTGAAATGGAGCGTTTGCGGGATTCTATAAGTAGTATCTTGATATTGCTCTCTCTCCCTCGATCCCCGGCGTAAAACATGATCATCAATCGAGGGTAATAAacctcccctcctccctccacctGAAGATGCCGTAACGTACTCATACTGTACGTCCGAACCGCGCTGCGCGGTGTCTGGGACATAACTAAGGTTTGCAGCGATACACAAAAGACATGCACTCATCTCAAAAACTCGTATACTCGTTAGCAGCAGACAGCAGACAGCAGACAGCAGGCTCAACGATAGCTGTCATTCTCATGTGTTTGTCCTGCATCATCTGGTATCTCGGAGATCCGCGTCACTCTTCCTGCTTCCAAACAGTATGAAACACATGGAGGGTGGCGGAACGGAAATTCATTCGGACAACGCGTGAAagggagaaaagagagataAAACTTGGTGTGTCCAACGGAACGGATGCTGTGTGACTAGTCAAGTGGGTGAATCGTTGTGTGATTAGTTCTGCGCCTGGGCTTTCTTGAGATTGTTGGAAAGCTGGGAGATGACATTAGCCAGGTCGCTCGTCAAAACTCAAGCTGCGCGCTCACCCATTCGAGACCTTCGTAGAGACCATCACCAGAGGTGGCACAAGCAGCTTGAATGTACCAGTTTCGTAGTCGCAAGGAGTGGAGACCAAGTTTGTCGGTGATGTCGGCAGCGCCCATGGCGTTGGGAAGATCCTAGAGAGGGGTTAGCAGAGCTTGACATGGGGTTGGCGCACCTGTTTGTTGGCGAACACGAGGAGTAAAGCATCCTTCAACTCGTCCTCGTTGAGCATCCGTTGCACTAGGGAGTGAGTCAGTAGACGCGTGGATGGTCCATATTTAtctccactcacattcctctcgCGCCTCAACAATACGCTCTCGATCGTTGgagtcaacaacaaagatGATTCCTTGAGTGTTTTGGAAGTCTGGTTCGAGGATTCAGTCAAGACAAACTGTCGCCGGTGCTTTGTGAACTTACAATGCCTCCAGAGCGGTCTGATCTTGTCTTGCCCTCCAACATCCCACACAGTGAACGATATATTCTTGTACTCGACCGTCTCGACATTGAACCCTGTGAGGTGAACGGTTAGTCGCGTGCGCATCGAGCTGTATGTATGCCAGACTTGCCAATTGTGGGGATGGTCGTGACGATTTCACCAAGCTTGAGCTTGTACAGGATGGTGGTCTTACCGGCGGCATCGAGACCGACCATAAGAATTCCTGTTTGACGTGATGAAGGATTAGCGTGGAAGAGATATATGTCACGCGGGGGTTATCAATCAATTGGGAAACACATAcgcatc is a window encoding:
- a CDS encoding ADP-ribosylation factor, with the translated sequence MGLSFSKVFMQLFGKKEMRILMVGLDAAGKTTILYKLKLGFNVETVEYKNISFTVWDVGGQDKIRPLWRHYFQNTQGIIFVVDSNDRERIVEAREELQRMLNEDELKDALLLVFANKQVRQPHVKLC